In Erwinia sp. SLM-02, one genomic interval encodes:
- the ygfZ gene encoding tRNA-modifying protein YgfZ — translation MPSITFPSRQPQASAQLPLTLISLEEWALVTATGQDRVSYLQGQVTLDVAALGNDRHLPAAHCDAKGKMWSTLRLFHRGEGLAYIVRRSLRDNQLTELKKYAVFAKVTLAADDESVLLGVAGAQAREALAEIFPILPDADAPVVQQDATSLLWFDLPAERFLLVTSEEKAAEIQQKLADKAALNNSDQWLALDIEAGFPIIDAATSAQLIPQATNVQALNGISFKKGCYTGQEMVARAKFRGANKRALFWLAGQAGSVPAADSALEMQMGENWRRTGTILAACQLETGEVWVQAVLNNDLEADTILRVQGDEGGKLTIQPLPYEITAG, via the coding sequence ATGCCAAGTATTACGTTTCCGTCTCGCCAGCCGCAGGCCTCCGCACAGCTTCCGCTAACGCTGATTTCGCTGGAAGAGTGGGCGCTGGTAACCGCTACGGGTCAGGATCGGGTGAGCTATCTTCAGGGGCAGGTCACGCTGGATGTGGCGGCGCTCGGCAACGATCGCCATCTGCCTGCTGCCCACTGTGATGCGAAGGGAAAAATGTGGAGTACGCTCCGCCTGTTCCATCGCGGAGAGGGGCTGGCCTATATTGTCCGCCGCAGTTTGCGTGATAATCAGCTGACTGAATTAAAGAAATATGCCGTATTCGCTAAAGTTACCCTCGCCGCCGATGATGAATCGGTGCTGCTGGGTGTGGCCGGTGCGCAGGCCCGCGAAGCGCTGGCGGAAATTTTCCCCATCCTGCCGGATGCCGACGCCCCGGTCGTTCAGCAGGACGCCACCTCGCTGCTGTGGTTCGACCTGCCCGCCGAGCGCTTTCTGCTGGTTACCAGTGAAGAGAAAGCCGCCGAGATCCAGCAGAAGCTGGCCGACAAAGCCGCGCTGAACAACAGCGACCAGTGGCTGGCGCTGGATATAGAGGCCGGTTTTCCCATTATCGATGCTGCCACCAGCGCGCAGCTGATCCCGCAGGCGACCAACGTTCAGGCCCTGAACGGCATCAGCTTCAAAAAAGGCTGCTATACCGGTCAGGAGATGGTGGCACGCGCCAAGTTCCGCGGGGCGAATAAGCGCGCCCTCTTCTGGCTGGCGGGCCAGGCAGGCAGCGTTCCGGCTGCGGACAGCGCGCTGGAAATGCAGATGGGCGAAAACTGGCGTCGAACGGGGACAATTCTGGCCGCCTGCCAGCTGGAAACGGGCGAGGTCTGGGTGCAGGCGGTACTGAACAACGATCTTGAAGCCGATACGATTCTGCGCGTGCAGGGTGATGAAGGCGGCAAACTGACCATTCAGCCGCTGCCTTACGAAATTACCGCCGGCTGA
- the gcvP gene encoding aminomethyl-transferring glycine dehydrogenase, which translates to MTQTLSQLEHHGAFIERHIGPSPEQQAAMLDTVGAGSLTDLIASIVPADIQLPSPPPIGDALTEHQALAELKAIAAQNQRYKSYIGMGYTPVLTPPVILRNMLENPGWYTAYTPYQPEVSQGRLEALLNFQQLTLDLTGLDIASASLLDEATAAAEAMAMAKRVSKLKNANRFFVADDVHPQTLDVVRTRAETFGFEVLVDKAEKVLELQDVFGVLLQQVGTGGEVHDYGSLIGELKSKKIVVSVAADFMSLVLLQAPGKQGADIVFGSAQRFGVPMGYGGPHAAFFAARDEHKRSMPGRIIGVSRDAAGNTALRMAMQTREQHIRREKANSNICTSQVLLANIASLYAVFHGPAGLKRIAGRIHRLTDILAAGLQKGGLTLRHHSWFDTLTVEVADKAAVLERALSFGVNLRTDTLHAVGITLDETTGREDVAALFAILLGEDHGLDINALDAEVSGDSGSVPAGMLREDAILTHPVFNRYHSETEMMRYMHSLERKDLALNQAMIPLGSCTMKLNAAAEMIPITWPEFAELHPFCPAEQATGYLQMIGQLSQWLVQLTGYDALCMQPNSGAQGEYAGLLAIRRYHESRNEGGRNICLIPSSAHGTNPASAQMAGMDVVVVACDRQGNIDLHDLRIKAEQAGESLSCIMVTYPSTHGVYEETIREVCQIVHQFGGQVYLDGANMNAQVGITTPGYIGADVSHLNLHKTFCIPHGGGGPGMGPIGVKAHLAPFVPGHSVVQIEGMLTEQGAVSAAPFGSASILPISWMYIRMMGAEGLKQASSVAILNANYIATRLKSAYPILYTGRDGHVAHECILDIRPLKEQTGISELDIAKRLIDYGFHAPTMSFPVAGTLMVEPTESEGKVELDRFIDAMLAIRGEIDRVAAGEWPAEDNPLVNAPHTQMEIVGSWEHAYSRELAVFPAGSANKYWPTVKRLDDVYGDRNLFCSCVPMSEYE; encoded by the coding sequence ATGACCCAGACTCTCAGCCAGCTTGAACATCACGGCGCGTTTATTGAACGCCATATCGGACCTTCGCCGGAGCAGCAGGCCGCCATGCTGGATACTGTTGGCGCGGGATCACTGACCGACCTGATCGCGTCAATTGTTCCCGCCGATATTCAGCTTCCCAGCCCGCCGCCGATTGGCGATGCGCTGACCGAACATCAGGCTCTGGCCGAGCTGAAGGCGATTGCCGCGCAGAACCAGCGTTATAAATCCTACATCGGAATGGGCTACACCCCCGTCCTGACGCCGCCGGTGATCCTGCGTAACATGCTGGAAAACCCGGGCTGGTACACCGCCTACACCCCTTATCAGCCGGAAGTTTCTCAGGGCCGCCTTGAAGCGCTGCTTAACTTCCAGCAGCTCACGCTGGATCTGACCGGGCTGGACATTGCCTCCGCCTCACTGCTGGATGAAGCCACCGCCGCTGCGGAAGCGATGGCGATGGCAAAACGCGTCAGCAAGCTGAAAAACGCCAACCGCTTCTTCGTGGCCGATGACGTGCATCCGCAGACGCTGGATGTGGTACGTACCCGCGCGGAAACCTTTGGTTTTGAGGTGCTGGTCGATAAAGCGGAAAAAGTGCTTGAGCTGCAGGATGTCTTCGGCGTGCTGCTGCAGCAGGTCGGTACCGGTGGTGAAGTGCATGACTACGGCAGCCTGATCGGTGAACTGAAAAGTAAGAAAATCGTGGTCAGCGTAGCCGCCGACTTTATGAGCCTGGTCCTGCTGCAGGCACCGGGTAAGCAGGGCGCGGACATCGTCTTCGGCTCCGCCCAGCGCTTCGGCGTGCCGATGGGCTACGGCGGCCCGCATGCGGCCTTCTTTGCCGCCCGTGACGAACACAAACGTTCCATGCCCGGTCGTATTATCGGCGTTTCCCGCGATGCCGCCGGGAACACCGCCCTGCGTATGGCGATGCAGACGCGCGAGCAGCATATTCGCCGTGAGAAAGCGAACTCCAATATCTGTACTTCGCAGGTGCTGTTGGCCAATATCGCCAGCCTGTACGCGGTGTTCCATGGCCCGGCAGGCCTGAAGCGCATTGCCGGGCGCATCCATCGCCTGACCGATATTCTGGCCGCCGGACTGCAAAAAGGCGGTCTGACCCTGCGCCATCACAGCTGGTTCGACACGCTGACGGTGGAAGTGGCCGATAAAGCCGCGGTGCTGGAGCGCGCGCTGAGCTTCGGCGTGAATCTGCGCACCGATACGCTACACGCGGTAGGCATCACGCTGGATGAAACCACCGGCCGTGAAGATGTTGCCGCGCTCTTCGCCATCCTGCTGGGCGAAGATCACGGGTTGGACATCAATGCCCTGGATGCTGAGGTCAGCGGCGACAGCGGTTCTGTTCCGGCGGGCATGCTCCGTGAAGACGCGATTCTGACGCATCCGGTATTCAACCGTTATCACAGCGAAACGGAGATGATGCGCTACATGCACAGCCTGGAGCGGAAAGATCTGGCGCTGAATCAGGCGATGATCCCGCTGGGCTCCTGCACCATGAAGCTGAACGCGGCCGCTGAGATGATCCCGATTACATGGCCGGAGTTTGCCGAACTGCATCCGTTCTGCCCGGCCGAGCAGGCAACCGGTTATCTGCAGATGATCGGCCAGCTATCCCAGTGGCTGGTACAGCTGACCGGCTACGATGCGCTGTGCATGCAGCCGAACTCGGGTGCGCAGGGTGAATACGCCGGACTGCTGGCGATCCGTCGCTATCATGAAAGCCGTAACGAAGGCGGCCGAAATATCTGCCTGATCCCCAGTTCCGCGCACGGAACCAACCCGGCCTCTGCGCAGATGGCCGGTATGGATGTGGTCGTTGTGGCCTGCGATCGCCAGGGTAATATCGACCTGCACGATCTGCGCATTAAGGCCGAACAGGCGGGCGAGTCGCTCTCCTGCATTATGGTGACCTACCCGTCGACGCATGGCGTGTACGAGGAAACCATTCGTGAAGTCTGTCAGATCGTTCATCAGTTTGGCGGCCAGGTTTATCTGGACGGCGCCAATATGAACGCGCAGGTGGGTATCACTACGCCTGGCTACATCGGCGCGGATGTGTCCCACCTCAACCTGCATAAAACTTTCTGTATTCCGCACGGCGGCGGTGGGCCAGGTATGGGACCGATCGGCGTCAAGGCGCATCTGGCCCCGTTCGTGCCCGGCCACAGTGTGGTGCAGATCGAAGGGATGCTGACCGAGCAGGGCGCGGTATCCGCCGCGCCGTTTGGCAGCGCTTCAATTCTGCCCATCAGCTGGATGTACATCCGCATGATGGGGGCGGAAGGGCTGAAGCAGGCCAGTTCGGTCGCGATACTTAACGCCAACTACATTGCCACCCGTCTGAAATCTGCCTATCCGATCCTGTATACCGGGCGCGATGGCCATGTCGCCCACGAATGTATTCTGGATATCCGGCCGCTCAAAGAGCAGACCGGCATCAGCGAGCTGGATATTGCCAAGCGCCTGATTGACTACGGCTTCCACGCGCCAACCATGTCATTCCCGGTAGCGGGAACGCTGATGGTGGAGCCAACGGAGTCAGAAGGTAAAGTTGAACTCGACCGCTTTATTGATGCGATGCTGGCCATTCGTGGCGAGATCGATCGCGTGGCGGCCGGTGAGTGGCCCGCCGAGGATAATCCTCTGGTTAATGCGCCGCACACCCAGATGGAGATCGTGGGCAGCTGGGAGCATGCCTACAGCCGCGAGCTGGCCGTGTTCCCGGCGGGCAGCGCCAACAAATACTGGCCGACTGTCAAGCGCCTGGACGATGTTTACGGCGACCGCAACCTGTTCTGCTCCTGCGTCCCGATGAGCGAATACGAATAA
- the gcvH gene encoding glycine cleavage system protein GcvH, with the protein MSNVPTDLKYRDSHEWVRKEADGSYTVGITEHAQELLGDMVFVDLPEVGNTYAQGDDCAVAESVKAASDIYAPLSGEIIAVNSELESSPELVNSDPYSDGWLFKIKASNASELDDLLSAADYQASIEE; encoded by the coding sequence ATGAGCAATGTACCAACCGATCTGAAATACCGTGACAGCCATGAATGGGTGCGTAAAGAAGCCGATGGCAGCTATACCGTAGGGATTACCGAGCATGCCCAGGAGCTGCTGGGTGACATGGTCTTTGTCGACCTGCCGGAGGTGGGGAATACCTACGCCCAGGGCGACGACTGCGCGGTTGCGGAGTCCGTCAAGGCGGCGTCTGATATCTATGCGCCACTGAGCGGTGAAATCATCGCCGTTAACAGCGAGCTGGAATCTTCGCCGGAGCTGGTGAACAGCGACCCGTACAGCGACGGCTGGCTGTTCAAAATCAAAGCCAGCAATGCCTCCGAACTGGATGACTTGCTCAGCGCCGCCGACTATCAGGCGTCGATCGAAGAGTAA
- the trhA gene encoding PAQR family membrane homeostasis protein TrhA produces the protein MVHQKILTRGYSLAEEIANSISHGVGCLFGIIGLVLLLTQAIESRAGALAITSYSLYGGSMILLFLASTLYHAIPHQRAKYWLKKLDHAAIYLLIAGTYTPFLLVGLKSPLAHGLMAVIWSLALAGIVFKLAFAHRFEALSLVTYLLMGWLSLIVLYQMVTKLPAGSVWLLAAGGVIYSLGVIFYVSKRIPYNHAIWHGFVLGGSLCHFFAIYLYVM, from the coding sequence ATGGTTCATCAGAAAATACTGACGCGCGGCTATTCGCTGGCCGAAGAAATTGCCAACAGCATCAGCCACGGTGTGGGCTGTTTATTTGGCATTATCGGTCTGGTTTTACTCCTGACCCAGGCCATTGAAAGCCGCGCCGGCGCGCTGGCCATTACCAGCTACAGCCTTTACGGCGGCAGTATGATCCTGCTGTTTCTGGCCTCCACCCTTTACCACGCTATTCCGCATCAGCGGGCCAAATACTGGCTGAAAAAACTCGACCATGCGGCGATTTATCTGCTGATTGCGGGGACCTACACGCCGTTTCTGCTGGTGGGGCTGAAGTCGCCTCTGGCTCACGGCCTGATGGCGGTGATCTGGAGCCTGGCGCTGGCGGGTATTGTCTTTAAGCTGGCTTTTGCCCATCGCTTTGAAGCCCTGTCGCTGGTGACCTACCTGCTGATGGGATGGCTGTCACTGATTGTGCTCTATCAAATGGTGACCAAACTGCCCGCGGGCAGCGTGTGGCTGTTAGCGGCAGGGGGCGTGATTTATTCTCTGGGGGTGATTTTCTACGTGTCGAAACGCATACCCTACAACCACGCGATCTGGCACGGGTTTGTGCTGGGCGGCAGCCTGTGCCACTTCTTCGCGATCTACCTCTACGTGATGTAA
- a CDS encoding HD domain-containing protein: MSDRVAALDFGAMTEVVQFLMELDKLKSVERRTRLLDNARHENSAEHSWHLAMAAMSLAPFATEAINVPHAVQLALVHDVVEIDAGDVLVYDLAAREAVQEQEMAAAERIFGMLPAPQGQQFRALWNEYEDAETAESRFANMLDRALPIMLNLHNEGQSWKENGIRLEQVKARNVKLAEQWPELWSHLQQHLDNAHARGWLL, from the coding sequence ATGTCTGACAGGGTAGCAGCCTTAGATTTCGGTGCGATGACGGAAGTCGTGCAGTTTTTAATGGAATTGGACAAGCTTAAAAGCGTCGAGCGCCGCACCCGGTTGCTTGATAATGCGCGGCATGAAAACTCCGCGGAGCACAGCTGGCATCTGGCGATGGCCGCCATGAGCCTGGCGCCTTTCGCCACCGAAGCCATTAACGTGCCGCACGCGGTACAGCTGGCGCTGGTGCATGATGTGGTGGAAATCGATGCCGGGGACGTACTGGTGTATGATCTCGCCGCACGTGAAGCCGTACAGGAACAGGAAATGGCGGCCGCCGAGCGCATTTTCGGCATGCTGCCCGCGCCACAGGGCCAGCAGTTCCGCGCGCTGTGGAACGAATATGAAGACGCAGAGACGGCTGAATCACGCTTCGCAAATATGCTCGACCGGGCGCTGCCGATCATGCTCAACCTGCACAATGAAGGACAGAGCTGGAAAGAGAACGGCATCCGTCTTGAACAGGTAAAAGCGCGTAATGTGAAGCTCGCCGAGCAGTGGCCGGAACTGTGGAGCCACCTGCAGCAGCACCTCGATAACGCGCACGCCAGAGGCTGGCTGCTGTAG
- the sdhE gene encoding FAD assembly factor SdhE codes for MDITNKSRIHWACRRGMRELDISIMPFFEYEFDSLSESDKKVFVRLLESDDPDLFNWLMNHGAPADPELRRMVALIQERNQQRGPVAM; via the coding sequence ATGGATATTACCAATAAATCACGCATTCACTGGGCATGCCGTCGCGGCATGCGGGAACTCGATATTTCGATCATGCCGTTTTTTGAATACGAGTTTGATTCGCTGAGCGAGAGTGACAAAAAGGTGTTCGTTCGTCTGCTGGAGAGTGACGATCCCGATTTGTTTAACTGGCTGATGAACCATGGAGCGCCGGCCGATCCTGAGCTCAGGCGAATGGTGGCACTGATTCAGGAGAGAAATCAGCAACGTGGTCCTGTGGCGATGTGA
- a CDS encoding SDR family oxidoreductase: protein MNIALVTGGSRGIGRSTSLLLATLGWQVAVNYARRADAAEDVVEQITRQGGRAFAIQADISDEAQVMAMFAEIDRHPGQLTALVNNAGILFQQATLEQLTAERINRVFATNVTGSFLCCREAVKRMAFHHGGQGGGIVNVSSAAARTGSPGEYVDYAASKGAMDTLTKGLSLEVAAQGVRVNGVRPGFIYTEMHADGGEPGRVDRVASAIPMQRGGQPEEIARIIAWLLSDDASYVTGTIVDAAGGR, encoded by the coding sequence ATGAATATTGCTCTGGTTACCGGCGGCAGCCGCGGGATTGGCCGCTCGACCTCTTTGCTGCTGGCCACTCTGGGCTGGCAGGTGGCGGTTAACTACGCCCGGCGCGCTGATGCCGCCGAGGACGTGGTGGAACAGATTACCCGGCAGGGCGGCAGAGCGTTTGCCATTCAGGCCGATATATCCGATGAAGCGCAGGTGATGGCGATGTTTGCTGAAATCGATCGTCACCCGGGCCAGTTAACCGCGCTGGTTAACAATGCGGGGATCCTGTTTCAGCAGGCCACCCTCGAACAGCTGACGGCAGAGCGCATCAATCGGGTATTTGCCACCAATGTCACCGGCAGTTTTCTCTGCTGTCGCGAGGCCGTGAAGCGCATGGCCTTTCATCATGGTGGGCAGGGCGGAGGGATCGTCAATGTATCTTCTGCCGCGGCGCGCACGGGGTCGCCAGGTGAATATGTGGATTATGCCGCCTCGAAAGGGGCGATGGATACGCTGACGAAAGGGCTGTCCCTTGAGGTGGCGGCACAGGGGGTGCGGGTGAACGGCGTGAGGCCGGGATTTATCTACACCGAGATGCACGCCGACGGCGGCGAGCCGGGGCGGGTCGATCGCGTGGCATCGGCTATTCCGATGCAGCGCGGCGGGCAGCCGGAGGAGATCGCCCGAATTATCGCCTGGCTGTTAAGTGACGATGCGTCCTATGTGACCGGGACGATTGTCGATGCAGCCGGGGGCAGGTAG
- the gcvT gene encoding glycine cleavage system aminomethyltransferase GcvT: MTQQTPLFEQHQACGARMVDFHGWMMPLHYGSQIDEHHAVRTDAGMFDVSHMTIVDLHGARTREFLRYLLANDVAKLTQPGKALYTGMLNASAGVIDDLIVYFMSEDFFRLVVNSATREKDLAWITEHAAPYGIDIHERDDLALVAVQGPNAQQKAQTLFDDAQRAAVSGMKPFFGVQAGDLFIATTGYTGEAGYEIALPSDQVVSFWQRLLAAGVKPAGLGARDTLRLEAGMNLYGQEMDEGVSPLAANMGWTIAWEPADREFIGREALESQRKSGTEQLVGLVMTEKGVLRNELPVRFTDADGNPREGVITSGSFSPTLGYSIALARVPAGIGEQAIVQIRNREVPVQVTKPVFVRAGKPVTK; encoded by the coding sequence ATGGGTCGCAGATTGATGAACATCACGCGGTACGCACCGATGCCGGGATGTTCGACGTTTCGCATATGACCATTGTCGATCTGCACGGCGCCCGCACGCGGGAGTTCCTGCGCTATCTGCTGGCGAACGACGTGGCAAAGCTGACTCAGCCGGGTAAAGCGCTTTATACCGGCATGCTGAACGCCTCCGCTGGCGTCATTGACGATCTGATTGTTTACTTTATGAGCGAAGACTTTTTCCGCCTGGTGGTGAACTCCGCCACGCGCGAGAAGGATCTGGCGTGGATTACCGAACATGCGGCACCTTACGGCATCGATATCCACGAGCGTGATGATTTAGCGCTGGTGGCGGTGCAGGGGCCGAATGCTCAGCAGAAAGCGCAGACGCTTTTTGATGACGCGCAGCGTGCGGCGGTCAGCGGTATGAAGCCGTTCTTCGGCGTGCAGGCGGGCGATTTGTTTATTGCCACTACCGGTTACACCGGCGAAGCGGGCTATGAAATTGCCCTGCCGTCCGACCAGGTTGTGTCGTTCTGGCAACGGCTGCTGGCGGCGGGCGTCAAGCCCGCGGGTCTGGGAGCACGCGACACGCTCAGGCTGGAAGCGGGCATGAATCTGTATGGGCAGGAGATGGATGAAGGCGTCTCTCCGCTGGCGGCCAATATGGGCTGGACCATCGCCTGGGAACCGGCCGACCGCGAATTTATTGGGCGTGAAGCGCTGGAATCCCAGCGTAAGAGCGGCACCGAGCAGCTGGTGGGGCTGGTGATGACCGAAAAAGGCGTGCTGCGCAACGAACTGCCGGTGCGTTTCACCGACGCCGACGGCAACCCGCGTGAAGGGGTTATCACCAGCGGATCGTTTTCCCCGACGCTGGGCTACAGCATTGCGCTGGCGCGGGTTCCTGCCGGCATCGGCGAACAGGCCATCGTGCAGATTCGCAACCGCGAAGTGCCGGTGCAGGTGACCAAACCCGTTTTTGTCCGCGCCGGTAAACCGGTAACAAAATAA
- a CDS encoding protein YgfX, whose amino-acid sequence MVLWRCELRVSWAAQWQSLLIHGAIILLLLLIPWPGSYTLFWIVLLTLVLMESIRSQRRILSRAGPIELLSSGQFRWRQRRWFLVSKPWIGRWAILLPLRSVDGKREWLWLGSDSMENAEWRLLRQHLLMPGKPDDV is encoded by the coding sequence GTGGTCCTGTGGCGATGTGAACTGAGAGTATCCTGGGCTGCACAGTGGCAGTCCCTGCTGATACACGGCGCGATTATTCTGCTGCTGTTACTGATCCCCTGGCCCGGTAGCTATACCCTGTTCTGGATAGTGCTTTTGACGCTGGTGCTCATGGAGAGCATTCGCAGTCAGCGGCGGATCCTCTCGCGCGCCGGGCCCATCGAGCTGCTGTCTTCGGGGCAGTTCCGCTGGCGGCAGCGGCGGTGGTTTCTCGTTTCAAAACCGTGGATTGGCCGCTGGGCGATCTTATTGCCCTTGCGATCTGTTGACGGAAAACGCGAGTGGCTGTGGCTGGGAAGCGACAGCATGGAAAATGCGGAATGGCGTCTGCTGAGGCAGCATCTGCTGATGCCCGGGAAGCCGGATGATGTATAG